A genome region from Thermoanaerobacterium xylanolyticum LX-11 includes the following:
- a CDS encoding ABC transporter permease — translation MYEVSQNISKEHIEFLKKVKRKNLAIKITQLSILIAFFALWEIAGRLKLIDPFLFSQPSRMIKTIINLSEDGSLFTHIWVTLSETLVGFALGTFSGIVIAVLLWWSNFASKVAEPYLIVLNSLPKIALGPIFIVWMGNGEAPIITMGLAISLIVTIISLETGFKQVDEDKIKLLKTFGATKFQILTKCILPASIPTIMSAIKINMGLSWVGVITGEFLVSKAGLGYLIVYGGQVFKLDIVMTSVLILSILAALMYVLLVYIEKKIIKWQ, via the coding sequence ATGTATGAAGTATCGCAAAACATCTCAAAAGAGCATATAGAATTTTTAAAAAAAGTGAAAAGAAAAAATCTAGCCATCAAAATCACTCAACTATCCATACTCATTGCTTTTTTTGCCTTATGGGAAATAGCAGGAAGGCTAAAGCTTATAGATCCGTTTTTATTTAGCCAACCTTCTCGCATGATAAAAACCATCATAAACTTAAGCGAAGACGGCTCACTTTTTACGCATATATGGGTCACATTAAGCGAGACGCTTGTCGGATTTGCTCTTGGAACATTTTCTGGCATAGTGATAGCCGTATTGCTTTGGTGGTCTAACTTTGCCTCAAAAGTTGCAGAACCATACCTGATCGTCTTGAATAGCCTACCTAAAATCGCATTAGGACCGATATTTATAGTCTGGATGGGCAATGGCGAAGCACCTATTATAACGATGGGTCTGGCCATATCGCTGATTGTGACTATTATAAGCCTTGAGACAGGGTTCAAACAAGTGGACGAAGATAAGATAAAACTTCTAAAGACGTTTGGTGCCACCAAATTTCAAATACTTACAAAATGCATATTGCCTGCCAGTATCCCCACTATCATGTCTGCCATAAAAATCAACATGGGTTTGTCTTGGGTCGGTGTCATAACAGGAGAATTTTTGGTATCAAAAGCGGGATTAGGATACCTTATCGTCTATGGAGGGCAAGTATTTAAGTTAGACATAGTAATGACAAGCGTTCTTATACTGTCTATCCTGGCCGCACTTATGTACGTACTATTAGTCTACATCGAAAAGAAAATCATAAAGTGGCAGTAA